The proteins below are encoded in one region of Aphelocoma coerulescens isolate FSJ_1873_10779 chromosome 4, UR_Acoe_1.0, whole genome shotgun sequence:
- the LOC138108996 gene encoding radial spoke head protein 6 homolog A-like, translating into MDQSPGLEPSQEPKDAYEHGHGPYQPHEPGYGLDQPGYSPYEDQIPDPQARMLAIKNAKAYLLKTSTRSGLNLYDHFANVLTKILDEQPANTVDIIEDISKDVKWAQFRKKMDTLRDEHLILPTFEAAEKCKALFVKEVGEEHEELDEEIGQPSLPNVMETAFYFEQAGIGLDKDESYYIFLSLKNLINIQPIQTCRFWGKILGLEMNYIIAEVQLHEGEGGEEEETGEEEEETVAEEEKEMGEAEEGGEEKEKEAEPPKSTYKPPPEIPKEENGTGTNKYIYFVCNEPGKPWVKLPPVTPAQIVCARKIKKFFTGRLDAPVVSFPPFPGNEANYLRAQIARISAGTHVSPTGFYQFANEDEEEEEEGDAYEENPEFEPPPVIEMVESLASWAHHVKGILKQGRCVWINPSQKSEENEEEEEEEVEEEEEKEEEGEEQQEERGLPLLTLISEDEGMKNIPAWTAQASTNLIPQYSVAILQSNRWPGAYAFASGRKFDNIYFGWGHKYSPESHTPALPPPAQAEYPSGPGITETVDPTVEEEIAFRVAQEEALAGEEEEEEEEEVEDD; encoded by the exons ATGGACCAGTCGCCGGGTTTAGAGCCTTCGCAGGAACCAAAAGATGCCTATGAACATGGGCATGGCCCTTATCAGCCACACGAACCAGGTTATGGTCTTGATCAGCCCGGATACAGCCCATATGAGGATCAGATACCCGATCCCCAAGCCCGGATGCTGGCAATCAAGAATGCAAAAGCCTATTTACTAAAGACCAGCACAAGATCTGGCCTGAACTT ATATGATCATTTTGCTAATGTGCTAACAAAGATCCTGGATGAACAGCCTGCAAATACAGTAGACATAATTGAAGATATCAGCAAGGATGTGAAGTGGGCTCAGTTCCGGAAAAAAATGGACACTCTTCGAGATGAACATCTGATTCTTCCAACATTTGAAGCTGCAGAAAAGTGTAAAGCTTTGTTCGTCAAGGAAGTTGGAGAAGAACATGAAGAACTAGATGAAGAGATA GGACAGCCCTCTCTACCAAATGTGATGGAAACAGCCTTTTATTTTGAGCAGGCTGGAATTGGCCTGGACAAAGATGAATCCTATTACATATTCCTTTCCCTTAAAAACCTAATTAATATTCAGCCAATCCAGACCTGTCGCTTCTGGGGCAAAATTTTGGGCCTGGAAATGAACTATATTATAGCTGAAGTACAGTTACAtgaaggggaagggggagaagaggaggaaacaggagaggaagaagaggaaactgTTGcggaagaagagaaagagatgGGTGAGGCTGAAGAAGGAggtgaggagaaagaaaaggaagctgaACCACCGAAGTCCACCTATAAACCCCCACCTGAGAtcccaaaagaagaaaatgggacTGGGACTAATAAATACATCTACTTTGTCTGTAATGAGCCAGGCAAACCCTGGGTGAAGTTGCCTCCAGTGACACCAGCCCAGATTGTCTGTGCCAGGAAAATCAAGAAGTTCTTCACTGGTCGGCTGGATGCTCCTGTTGTgagctttcctccttttcccggAAATGAGGCCAATTACCTGCGTGCACAGATAGCTCGAATCTCAGCAGGAACCCATGTCTCTCCCACTGGATTTTACCAGTTTGCAAATGaggatgaagaagaagaagaagaaggagatgCATATGAAGAAAACCCCGAGTTTGAGCCTCCCCCTGTGATTGAAATGGTGGAGTCCCTCGCCTCGTGGGCACACCATGTAAAGGGCATTCTAAAGCAG GGTCGCtgtgtttggattaatccttctcaaaaatcagaggaaaatgaagaagaagaagaagaagaagtagaggaggaggaagaaaaagaggaggagggagaagagcaaCAGGAAGAAAGAGGACTACCCCTTCTTACTCTAATCTCTGAAGATGAAG GAATGAAAAACATCCCTGCTTGGACAGCTCAGGCTTCTACAAACCTGATCCCACAATATTCTGTTGCAATCCTGCAGTCTAACCGATGGCCTGGAGCTTATGCTTTTGCATCTGGCAG GAAATTTGACAACATCTACTTTGGCTGGGGTCATAAATACAGTCCAGAAAGCCACACTCCCGCACTGCCCCCGCCAGCGCAAGCAGAGTACCCCAGCGGGCCAGGAATCACTGAGACAGTAGACCCCACTGTGGAAGAGGAAATTGCTTTCAGGGTTGCACAGGAAGAAGCCTTAGccggagaggaagaggaagaggaagaagaggaagtggAGGATGATTAA